One window of the Nicotiana tabacum cultivar K326 chromosome 4, ASM71507v2, whole genome shotgun sequence genome contains the following:
- the LOC142179786 gene encoding uncharacterized protein LOC142179786: MAMLQGLLDILQLGEHGASNIGKQNFLPSSFIGGLRDMHQRYMDVIVLVQHFGKPDLFITMTCNPSWTEIKEHLISTDEAHNRPDLISRVFREKIEEFKKDILKRNIFGKVADFMYTVEFQKRGLPHAHFLIILTNEYKLLTLEAYYNIISAEIPDEKAEPDLYSVVLKHMMHGSCGNLNPTISCMKKKGYYKFKYPKSFADWTSKGKNLTQFIEDAIQEWW; the protein is encoded by the coding sequence ATGGCTATGCTACAAGGACTTCTTGACATTTTGCAATTAGGGGAACACGGTGCTTCTAATATCGGGAAACAAAATTTCCTTCCAAGTTCTTTTATTGGAGGGCTTCGGGATATGCATCAACGGTACATGGATGTTATTGTGCTCGTGCAGCATTTCGGTAAACCTGATTTATTTATAACAATGACATGTAATCCTTCTTGGACGGAAATAAAGGAACATTTAATCTCAACTGATGAGGCACATAACAGGCCTGATTTGATCAGCCGAGTATTTAGAGAGAAAATAGAAGAATTCAAAAAGGATATACTAAAGCGAAATATctttggaaaagttgcagattttatgTATACTGTAGAGTTCCAAAAGAGAGGTTTACCTCACGCCCATTttcttataatattaactaatgAATACAAGTTACTTACTCTAGAGGCCTACTATAATATTATTAGTGCAGAAATACCTGATGAAAAAGCAGAACCAGATTTATATTCAGTTGTTCTTAAACACATGATGCATGGTTCGTGCGGTAATCTAAACCCAACAATTTCTTGTATGAAGAAAAAAGGTTACTATAAATTCAAATACCCAAAAAGCTTTGCGGATTGGACATCAAAAGGAAAGAATCTTACCCAATTTATAGAAGACGCAATACAGGAGTGGTGGTAA
- the LOC142179787 gene encoding uncharacterized protein LOC142179787, translating into MGGDINEYHLIPETIRSSIVAKDAKEVYYERTITATEEDILLHKKLNEDQLKAYNVITKRSFSNKARAFFIDGPGGTEKTFLYRALLATIRSKGYIALTTATSGVAASILPGGRTAHSHFKIPINIDENVTCNINKQSSLASLVQDAKLIIWDEVSMAKKRMIELLDLLLKDLMDSTILFGRKVVVFGVTSDKHFR; encoded by the coding sequence ATGGGTGGTGACATAAATGAATATCATCTCATTCCAGAAACAATAAGGTCTTCTATAGTTGCAAAAGACGCAAAAGAGGTATACTATGAAAGGACCATCACTGCCACTGAAGAGGATATACTACTACACAAAAAGTTGAATGAAGATCAACTGAAAGCGTACAATGTAATTACAAAGAGAAGTTTTTCAAACAAAGCGAGAGCATTCTTTATTGATGGTCCGGGAGGAACTGAAAAAACCTTCTTATATCGTGCGTTGCTGGCAACTATACGATCTAAAGGATATATAGCATTAACAACTGCCACTTCCGGTGTAGCTGCTTCTATTCTTCCCGGTGGACGAACTGCACATTCACATTTTAAAATTCCAATAAATATTGACGAGAATGTCACATGCAACATCAACAAACAAAGCTCACTAGCAAGTTTGGTTCAGGATGCAAAATTAATCATATGGGATGAAGTATCTATGGCGAAAAAAAGAATGATCGAACTGCTTGATTTACTTTTAAAGGACTTAATGGATTCAACAATACTATTTGGTAGGAAGGTTGTAGTTTTTGGGGTGACTTCAGACAAACACTTCCGGTAG